From a region of the Impatiens glandulifera chromosome 4, dImpGla2.1, whole genome shotgun sequence genome:
- the LOC124934866 gene encoding agamous-like MADS-box protein AGL62, with product MARKYTGKGRKKIKMNLINSKSARQVAFSKRHPSIFKKANELCILTGSKIAIIIFSPTGKPLSFGHPNVDTITESFVNKTLLIHDDNNMKPFEENVRKLNEHYSQVQRKLQESKNHGKVLDADLMGYKPPEMNFKEMFEFKKLLMELKIKYAKLMVGSKDFEVSVKPVKDFDLNALPNDS from the coding sequence ATGGCGAGGAAATATACCGGTAAAGGTCGTAAGAAGATCAAGATGAATCTAATTAACTCTAAGTCAGCTCGTCAAGTTGCATTCTCGAAACGCCATCCTTCCATTTTTAAGAAGGCGAATGAGCTTTGCATTTTGACTGGATCTAAGATtgccatcatcatcttctcgCCTACTGGTAAGCCACTCTCATTCGGCCATCCTAACGTCGACACCATCACTGAAAGTTTTGTCAATAAAACTTTGTTAATTCATGATGATAATAACATGAAGCCATTCGAGGAGAATGTTCGTAAGCTCAATGAACATTATAGTCAGGTCCAGAGGAAGCTCCAAGAAAGTAAAAACCATGGAAAAGTGCTAGATGCGGACTTGATGGGTTATAAGCCTCCTGAGATGAATTTTAAGGAGAtgtttgagtttaaaaaacttCTCATGgaacttaaaattaaatatgcaaAACTGATGGTTGGATCTAAAGATTTTGAGGTTTCAGTAAAACCGGTTAAAGATTTTGATCTCAATGCTCTTCCAAACGATTCTTAg